The Thiorhodovibrio frisius genome segment TATACAGGAAGTCTTCGCATCTTTATCTCTCCCGTGCATTTACCAGTTACACTGGTCGCAATTATTATGCAACATCGACGCCAAACTGATGGCAGAGCCCTTCCAGCCCCCCAGAAAAGCCCTGTCCAACGGCCTTAAATTTCCACTCAGAATTTTGGCGATAAATCTCCCCAAAAATCATCGCCGTCTCAGTACTGTAATCTTCCGACAAATCAAACCGTGCAATCTCCCCATCAGTATCCAAATTGACGATCCGAATGAAGGCATCGGAGACCTGCCCAAAATTTTGCCGTTGAACTTCGGCATCATGAATTGTTACACAAATGACGATACGCTCTATTTTTTCGGGCACTTTTGTGAGTTCAATCTCAATCGCCTCATCATCGCCTTCGCCAGTGCCAACCTTGACATCACCAGTGTGCGTTACTGAGCCGCATAACGAAACGAGTTGATGATAAAAGACGAAGTCCTCGTCCCGACGCACCTTGCCGCTGCCCCCGAGAAGGAATGCACTTGCGTCAAGATCAAGCTCTTCTCCATTAGTTGCTCTTTCCTGCCAGCCAAGCCCGACAAGAATCCGAGTAAGCCCGGGCTCAGTCTTCGATAATGAAAGGCTACCACCTTTCTTCAGAAGTACTGCCATAGATCACACCTCTTTCTTCTGGTCAAAAAACGTCTTCTAGGTTAGCTAGTCCCCATCCTGCGAAGGATTATCTTTCTCTGGGAAGAGTATGGAGGCGACAACACCAAGAGTAAGAGTGCCAAATACAATGCCCAGGCTTAAAGCTGGAGAGATATGCACACCAGTATCCCCAATAGCATGATTCCATGCCTGCAAAACCATTTTCCCCGCGATAAAAAAAAGCAGCCCGATGACCGCCTTTTCCAAGTGAACAAGAAAGCGAGTCAACGCTGCCAGAACGAAATAAAGACTACGTAAACCGAGTATCGCGAAAATCATCGCTGCATAAACCAGAAGGGGCTCTTGGGTGACAGAGATGACGGCAGGAACAGAATCAAACGAGAATGCAATATCAGATGTCTCGATCGCGGCCAAACAGAGAAAAGCTGGCGTCGCATAAAGAGCACCATTGCGTGTG includes the following:
- a CDS encoding TerD family protein; amino-acid sequence: MAVLLKKGGSLSLSKTEPGLTRILVGLGWQERATNGEELDLDASAFLLGGSGKVRRDEDFVFYHQLVSLCGSVTHTGDVKVGTGEGDDEAIEIELTKVPEKIERIVICVTIHDAEVQRQNFGQVSDAFIRIVNLDTDGEIARFDLSEDYSTETAMIFGEIYRQNSEWKFKAVGQGFSGGLEGLCHQFGVDVA